The Sediminispirochaeta smaragdinae DSM 11293 genome has a segment encoding these proteins:
- the thyX gene encoding FAD-dependent thymidylate synthase, translated as MARLENQEADKLLDREFPVLDKGFVRLVDYLGDDRRIVEAARVSYAGGTTSYRRDRGLIRYLMRNQHTSPFEQVVFTFHVKMPIFVARQWVRHRTGRLNEISGRYSIMKEEFYLPQDEDIAYQSSDNKQGRQNEAVEANVAKKVRGVLENGRAAVWDGYNRMLDMGIAREIARIDLPLSLYTEWYWQMDLHNLFHFLKLRLDAHAQKEIRAYAAVILEIVEGVCPLASEAFRDFVLNAENFSAPELDALRSLIAGNSVGLEGSERKEFFAKLGMDDPAL; from the coding sequence ATGGCACGTTTAGAGAATCAGGAAGCCGATAAGCTGCTTGATAGGGAGTTTCCGGTGCTGGACAAGGGCTTTGTCCGTCTTGTCGATTATCTTGGTGATGATAGACGCATCGTCGAGGCGGCCAGGGTAAGTTATGCAGGTGGTACGACCAGTTATCGCCGTGACCGGGGATTGATCCGCTATCTGATGAGAAACCAACACACCAGTCCCTTTGAACAGGTGGTTTTTACCTTCCATGTAAAGATGCCCATCTTTGTCGCCCGCCAGTGGGTACGTCACCGGACCGGGCGGTTGAATGAAATTTCCGGACGATACAGCATCATGAAGGAGGAATTCTACCTTCCGCAGGATGAAGATATTGCGTATCAAAGCAGCGATAATAAACAGGGACGGCAGAACGAGGCTGTGGAAGCGAATGTTGCGAAAAAGGTCCGGGGAGTGCTTGAAAACGGCAGGGCTGCGGTGTGGGATGGTTATAACCGTATGCTCGATATGGGGATTGCAAGGGAGATAGCACGAATCGATCTTCCCTTAAGCCTTTACACCGAATGGTATTGGCAAATGGATCTTCACAACCTCTTTCATTTTCTGAAGCTCCGTCTCGATGCGCACGCCCAAAAAGAGATTCGTGCCTACGCCGCCGTGATCCTCGAGATTGTCGAGGGGGTTTGTCCCCTGGCCTCCGAAGCCTTTCGTGATTTTGTGCTCAATGCCGAGAATTTTTCTGCTCCGGAGCTGGATGCCCTTCGCAGTCTGATTGCCGGTAATTCCGTCGGACTAGAGGGAAGCGAACGAAAAGAGTTTTTTGCAAAACTCGGGATGGATGATCCTGCTCTTTGA
- a CDS encoding putative 2-dehydropantoate 2-reductase — MKYTILGTGAIGGYYGGMLRKSGLPVDFLARSDYQHIKEHGLTIDSIRGDFILRELDVYDSVQNLPDTDVVIVSMKTTANENLSELLLPIVKEGTVIFVLQNGLGMEEELQEQFPHAVVVGGMCFICSQKRGPGYIVHLDKGPITAAPLHESDFPIVEKMQSDFVQAGIEMTLNRNLNHARWGKLLWNIPFNGLSVVLNANTKEIMDNPYGLSLTQKLMEEVSRGASACGCNLPSGSIAGMLESTHTMAPYDPSMKLDYDHKRPMEVEYMYRKPLQEARKNGADLPLVEALADQLSFLNQMVEVPV; from the coding sequence GTGAAATATACTATACTTGGAACTGGAGCAATAGGCGGTTATTACGGAGGTATGCTTCGAAAGAGCGGTCTTCCTGTTGATTTTCTTGCCCGCAGTGATTATCAGCACATAAAAGAACATGGTCTTACGATTGACTCCATAAGGGGCGATTTTATTCTGAGGGAGCTTGATGTTTATGATTCTGTGCAGAATTTGCCGGATACGGATGTCGTCATCGTATCGATGAAGACAACGGCAAATGAAAACCTCTCCGAACTTCTATTGCCTATTGTAAAAGAGGGAACGGTAATTTTCGTCTTACAAAACGGTTTGGGAATGGAAGAGGAGCTACAGGAACAGTTTCCCCATGCCGTTGTGGTTGGCGGGATGTGTTTTATCTGTTCCCAGAAGCGGGGGCCGGGATATATTGTTCATCTCGATAAAGGTCCGATTACTGCCGCCCCATTGCATGAGAGTGATTTCCCTATCGTCGAAAAGATGCAGTCCGATTTTGTACAGGCGGGAATTGAGATGACGCTGAACAGGAATCTGAATCATGCCCGTTGGGGAAAGCTTTTATGGAATATACCGTTTAACGGGCTCTCGGTTGTCCTGAATGCCAACACAAAAGAGATTATGGATAATCCTTATGGATTATCCCTTACCCAAAAACTTATGGAAGAGGTTTCTCGAGGGGCGAGTGCCTGCGGCTGCAATCTCCCTTCCGGCTCAATTGCGGGTATGCTGGAGTCTACCCATACGATGGCCCCTTATGACCCGAGTATGAAACTTGATTATGATCATAAGAGGCCGATGGAAGTTGAATATATGTATCGGAAGCCTCTACAGGAAGCACGAAAGAACGGAGCCGATTTACCCCTTGTCGAAGCTCTTGCAGATCAGCTTTCCTTTTTGAATCAAATGGTGGAAGTACCCGTTTAA
- a CDS encoding sugar phosphate nucleotidyltransferase, which translates to MKPSLVILAAGLGSRYGGIKQIEPVGVNDEIILEFSLFDAIRAGFGKAIFVIREEIEKDFTKHVLPRFSSRIPCSFVFQHMDDLPEGFSLPRERKKPWGTAHAVLAARKEIAEPFAVINADDFYGRDAFKVIGDFLSQRANEEDRYCMVGYKLKNTVSEHGTVSRGICETDEKGMLIGMEEHTRLEKLSDGIMSYVPDGRELKFSGEEPVSMNLFGFTPHVLPDMERIFADFLREHIHEPKAEFYIPTVANWAVKELGASMEVLRSDAHWFGITYQEDRPAVVEAIRHLVREGVYPDRLWK; encoded by the coding sequence ATGAAACCAAGCTTAGTGATTCTTGCAGCCGGACTTGGAAGCCGGTACGGTGGCATCAAACAAATAGAGCCTGTAGGCGTCAACGATGAAATCATCCTGGAGTTTTCTCTTTTTGATGCCATACGTGCGGGGTTCGGCAAGGCCATTTTCGTCATCAGAGAAGAGATTGAGAAAGATTTTACCAAGCATGTATTGCCCCGTTTTTCTTCGAGGATCCCTTGTAGTTTTGTTTTTCAGCATATGGACGACCTTCCTGAAGGCTTTTCACTTCCCCGGGAGCGGAAGAAGCCCTGGGGAACGGCACATGCGGTTCTTGCCGCCCGAAAAGAAATAGCCGAACCATTTGCCGTTATCAATGCCGACGACTTTTACGGAAGAGATGCCTTTAAGGTTATTGGGGACTTTCTTTCACAGCGGGCAAATGAGGAAGATCGCTACTGTATGGTGGGGTATAAACTTAAGAATACGGTTAGTGAGCATGGTACCGTTTCCCGGGGAATTTGCGAAACCGATGAGAAGGGAATGCTGATAGGTATGGAAGAGCACACCCGCCTGGAAAAGCTTTCCGATGGTATCATGAGCTATGTACCGGATGGAAGGGAGCTGAAATTCTCAGGAGAAGAACCGGTAAGCATGAACCTTTTCGGGTTTACTCCTCATGTGCTGCCCGACATGGAAAGGATTTTTGCCGATTTCCTGCGTGAGCATATTCATGAGCCGAAGGCTGAATTCTACATACCGACCGTTGCAAACTGGGCTGTCAAAGAGCTTGGTGCCTCAATGGAGGTGCTTCGATCTGACGCACACTGGTTCGGTATCACCTATCAGGAGGACCGCCCCGCGGTTGTCGAGGCCATACGGCATCTTGTTCGGGAAGGGGTATACCCTGATCGGCTCTGGAAATAG
- a CDS encoding SDR family oxidoreductase, with protein MRILIAGASGYLGRHVSEEAKKAGFTVRVLLRKESQAASFSSLADEIIVGQATKPADLKGIAENCDIVFSSLGITRQKDGLTYEQVDYQANANLLAEAERSKCTLFCYVSVFKGRNLRWVKLVEAKERFVDLLSQSTIPSAVIRPTGFFSDMADFFNMAQAGRVYLFGKGTGRFNPISGKDLAVEIIRSCKAQIDRGERASELKIGGPDTLSMNQIALLALKASGKQEKIVHLPDVLRRITLAVLPRITPLSVYGPLQFFLAAMGISDLAAPEYGSDHLSDFYRQLAEGTNEEP; from the coding sequence ATGAGAATTCTCATAGCAGGAGCCAGCGGATATCTTGGCAGACATGTAAGCGAAGAAGCAAAGAAAGCAGGTTTTACGGTCAGGGTGCTTCTGAGAAAGGAAAGCCAAGCCGCATCGTTTTCTTCTCTTGCCGATGAAATCATCGTTGGGCAGGCGACAAAACCAGCCGATCTCAAGGGCATTGCGGAAAACTGCGATATTGTCTTCAGCAGCCTCGGCATAACCAGGCAAAAGGACGGGTTAACCTATGAGCAGGTTGACTATCAGGCAAACGCAAACCTTTTGGCAGAGGCCGAGAGATCGAAGTGTACTCTTTTTTGCTATGTTTCGGTGTTCAAGGGGAGGAATCTTCGCTGGGTGAAGCTGGTGGAGGCAAAGGAACGCTTCGTCGATCTCCTTTCTCAATCGACAATTCCCTCTGCGGTAATTAGACCCACGGGATTCTTCTCCGACATGGCCGATTTTTTCAACATGGCTCAAGCCGGCCGGGTGTATCTTTTTGGAAAAGGCACGGGGCGCTTTAATCCGATATCAGGCAAAGACCTTGCAGTAGAGATAATTCGAAGTTGCAAGGCTCAGATAGACCGTGGAGAAAGGGCCAGCGAACTGAAGATTGGAGGCCCCGATACGCTCAGCATGAATCAGATTGCACTCCTTGCCCTAAAAGCCTCGGGAAAGCAGGAAAAGATCGTACATCTGCCCGACGTGCTTCGTCGCATAACCCTGGCCGTATTACCCCGCATTACCCCGTTATCGGTCTATGGGCCGCTACAGTTTTTTCTCGCCGCAATGGGTATTTCAGATCTTGCCGCTCCCGAATACGGAAGCGACCATCTGTCGGATTTCTATCGGCAACTTGCAGAAGGAACGAATGAGGAACCGTAA
- a CDS encoding DUF3795 domain-containing protein, translating into MMKRTEILGKLAPCGLDCSCCASFKGGPIARQSRTLLEALGDYQRMAQKMTAFFEPFAHFDSFQEILRFFADAKCDGCRSGGSRYPDCAAKSCFKEMKVDFCGECKEFPCSRNRYNEDLHKRWLANGEFIRTKGIESFYDMQAGKPRY; encoded by the coding sequence ATGATGAAACGAACAGAAATTCTTGGCAAACTGGCCCCATGCGGGCTCGACTGTTCCTGTTGCGCATCTTTCAAAGGGGGCCCGATAGCGAGGCAGAGTCGCACACTTCTGGAAGCTTTAGGCGACTACCAACGGATGGCACAAAAGATGACCGCTTTTTTCGAACCCTTTGCCCACTTTGATTCTTTTCAAGAAATTCTTCGCTTCTTTGCAGATGCGAAATGCGACGGATGTCGATCGGGCGGCAGCAGATATCCAGATTGTGCGGCAAAAAGCTGTTTCAAAGAAATGAAGGTCGACTTTTGCGGAGAATGTAAGGAATTCCCCTGTTCAAGAAATCGATACAATGAAGACCTCCATAAGCGTTGGCTTGCAAACGGTGAATTCATAAGAACAAAGGGAATCGAATCATTCTACGATATGCAGGCTGGCAAACCCAGATATTAA
- a CDS encoding RsmE family RNA methyltransferase produces MNILLFFPSDRSDKGRSNFFLPLFDDRARHLLKILGVKKGDVVRAGIADGPRGKASVDEIQEDGIVLSFVPDSGEQEESAGIGPFLLDLVVGQVRPICAKRILREAAMLGVSSISVVGTDLGERSYREAKLWSSGEAERYLIDGVVQAAATAIPALRLFESLDHYLSDAIFSPEYLRITLDNVAPSKPLFEFAGKLPAVLAVGSERGWSDRERKLFSKAGWSFAGLGGRILRTETASTAALAILLATDEGLFSSRCR; encoded by the coding sequence ATGAATATTCTACTCTTTTTCCCTTCCGATAGAAGCGATAAGGGAAGATCGAATTTCTTTCTTCCTCTATTCGATGATCGGGCCCGCCATCTGCTTAAGATTTTGGGGGTGAAAAAGGGTGACGTCGTAAGGGCCGGTATTGCCGACGGTCCCCGGGGAAAGGCTTCTGTTGATGAAATACAAGAAGATGGTATCGTGCTTTCCTTTGTTCCCGATTCCGGGGAGCAGGAAGAATCCGCCGGAATCGGCCCCTTTCTGTTGGATCTTGTTGTCGGTCAGGTCAGGCCTATCTGCGCCAAGCGTATCCTGCGGGAGGCCGCCATGCTCGGGGTCTCTTCCATCAGTGTTGTCGGAACGGACCTCGGAGAGCGGAGTTATCGGGAAGCCAAGCTCTGGAGCTCGGGAGAGGCCGAACGCTATCTGATCGACGGAGTCGTCCAGGCTGCCGCCACAGCGATCCCCGCTCTCCGCCTCTTTGAGAGCCTCGATCACTATCTTTCAGATGCCATATTTTCCCCGGAGTACCTGCGGATTACCTTGGATAATGTAGCTCCATCGAAACCGCTTTTCGAATTTGCCGGAAAACTGCCTGCCGTGCTTGCGGTAGGAAGCGAGCGAGGCTGGAGCGATCGCGAACGGAAGCTTTTCAGCAAAGCAGGGTGGAGCTTTGCAGGGCTTGGCGGACGAATTTTAAGAACAGAAACCGCATCCACCGCAGCCCTTGCCATTCTCCTCGCTACAGATGAAGGGCTTTTTTCCAGTCGGTGTCGTTGA
- a CDS encoding zinc ribbon domain-containing protein produces MAYCPRCGVEVEDRLEACPLCDTPIPQEVREHPEKPASFPKDVIPPKPLYRKLTDRQKNILRASLILFLGLFPIALTAGIDLARNGGVTWSYYVAVPLIGGASIAWLFVKYGKKPLISVTAMMLIVLIIQLLLGYRNAPGRFFHAPEFPYCLASFAAVELFLFYVVKRKPPVLLLLAFLVFDAALLIITIELITSATLSWSLIVVSALFPLGLYLIYARYVKKKGLNLAGFFFLDLTVMMIVLNLSIQGTLTWSLITSLIFLPISAFFYVLHVALFNDTDWKKALHL; encoded by the coding sequence ATGGCATATTGTCCCCGTTGCGGGGTCGAGGTAGAGGACAGGCTCGAAGCCTGCCCCCTCTGCGATACCCCCATCCCCCAGGAAGTAAGAGAGCACCCGGAAAAGCCCGCCAGCTTTCCAAAGGATGTTATTCCGCCCAAGCCTCTCTATCGAAAACTCACCGACCGACAGAAGAACATCCTTCGGGCCTCGCTTATTCTCTTCCTCGGCCTCTTTCCCATAGCCCTCACCGCAGGTATCGATCTTGCCAGAAACGGCGGCGTCACCTGGTCCTATTACGTTGCCGTTCCCCTTATCGGTGGCGCAAGCATCGCCTGGCTCTTTGTCAAATATGGGAAAAAGCCGCTCATCTCGGTTACCGCCATGATGCTCATCGTGCTAATCATCCAGCTATTGCTAGGGTATCGCAATGCCCCCGGCAGATTCTTCCATGCACCGGAATTTCCCTATTGTCTGGCTTCATTTGCGGCGGTGGAGCTCTTTCTTTTCTACGTCGTGAAACGCAAGCCCCCGGTACTTTTACTGCTGGCTTTTCTTGTCTTCGATGCAGCCCTTCTTATTATTACAATCGAGCTGATCACCTCTGCGACGCTTTCCTGGTCTCTGATCGTTGTATCCGCGCTTTTTCCCTTGGGACTCTACCTTATCTATGCCCGGTACGTAAAGAAAAAGGGACTGAACCTGGCCGGTTTCTTCTTTCTCGACCTCACGGTGATGATGATCGTTCTTAATCTCTCTATTCAGGGGACATTGACCTGGTCATTGATCACATCACTGATCTTTCTTCCCATATCGGCGTTCTTTTATGTGCTGCATGTGGCCTTGTTCAACGACACCGACTGGAAAAAAGCCCTTCATCTGTAG
- a CDS encoding nucleotidyl cyclase domain-containing protein, protein MTMAKQPPKRYRPGELDRTRNRLGPLSKEEAQRMAELLGGEVGTERDDPILEERYRKLKERAYGDKILQADTLSVSETRENPGISKADETFFRQEGGIKRSYTSRFRIWYLASRPEFAIMRRRTAWAALWPFSHPQELLHPKFVLNSSEIFYRRIETVVLSLRGILRRVEKNRIHQLRSPFYRKIAESIKEWEIEALHRELSRIQLHPRHVSIRDFSRVVFFLYRPFIQLQKLSPVMIQRAFRHLYDLSLLELPKRNLEADRMRRYYAAASSELYYIFETLPVRCFPLLLLLFAEKPMQYRELLDEKEEKILEFFRLNKQEVIDSPAPKSEETPSEEKEPKQTETEHTTAQATDEEQETSDIPEHESIGFRRSLLMLERLFPGSGWMGLSDHPDLFPYFDPILKLPQESGLIPPGDPMQYVVILTAILSELLYGFREAEMGSFLDEKETPTEIAPIFEEIEGNWHRFLDELIEKQYLGTLRDYCRNVERSFDFVLSEYGKRIEADILFLRQRYLFPNLQHSIPKYLRPRNLPPIPKFYESVSQLKTLFACMAMEEGAQSLKNPTQTYRFPVPNTLSRRLDTILDQGEGSRSFKNLARYSYAVTLVLDRILQQEHSAPTPLYRHVDQRQDLPVYSVTSLDTGKLLRRFEARRSPTPDIEELTGNYDELTGLAGNGLVERELCAVLAERSGSTAVLRIRSGCERALESAKRIESELRLFQDQLFRLFGNDFLAILTETEKDTAVEVAKRIAQRLELPEKPGPVISVLIPPEKEEKEQTDVQGLLGEIEASVPAGPLPLGSRIYLWNGEEQKPELL, encoded by the coding sequence ATGACTATGGCAAAGCAGCCCCCAAAGAGATACCGTCCCGGAGAACTTGACCGAACACGAAATAGGCTCGGTCCGCTTTCCAAAGAAGAAGCACAACGGATGGCTGAACTCCTTGGGGGAGAAGTTGGTACAGAACGGGATGATCCTATTCTTGAAGAACGATACAGGAAATTAAAAGAGCGGGCCTACGGTGACAAAATTCTCCAGGCTGATACTCTTTCGGTCTCAGAAACCAGGGAAAATCCAGGAATATCGAAAGCCGATGAGACTTTTTTCCGACAGGAAGGAGGAATCAAACGAAGCTACACCAGCCGATTTAGAATCTGGTATCTTGCAAGCCGCCCGGAATTCGCCATCATGCGAAGACGCACCGCCTGGGCTGCTCTTTGGCCGTTCTCTCATCCGCAGGAACTTCTCCATCCTAAATTCGTGCTTAACAGCAGTGAAATCTTTTATCGGAGAATCGAGACGGTGGTGCTCTCACTTCGGGGTATTCTCCGACGAGTGGAGAAGAACCGTATTCATCAACTTCGCAGTCCTTTTTATCGAAAGATTGCCGAATCCATTAAGGAATGGGAGATCGAGGCGCTTCACCGAGAGCTTTCACGCATTCAGCTTCATCCCCGACACGTATCTATACGAGATTTTTCCCGGGTTGTCTTTTTTCTCTACCGTCCATTCATTCAGCTTCAAAAACTGAGTCCCGTTATGATCCAGAGGGCGTTTCGTCACCTCTACGACCTTTCACTCCTGGAACTTCCAAAAAGAAACCTTGAAGCGGATAGGATGCGGCGCTATTATGCGGCGGCGAGTAGCGAATTGTACTATATCTTTGAGACGCTCCCGGTGCGGTGTTTTCCCCTTCTGCTTTTGCTTTTTGCAGAAAAGCCGATGCAGTATCGGGAGTTACTCGACGAAAAGGAAGAAAAAATTCTGGAGTTTTTCCGCTTGAATAAGCAAGAGGTGATCGATTCCCCTGCGCCGAAGAGCGAGGAAACGCCCTCCGAGGAGAAAGAACCCAAGCAAACGGAAACGGAACATACGACGGCACAGGCAACGGACGAAGAGCAAGAAACCTCCGATATCCCGGAACATGAGAGTATCGGTTTTCGTCGCAGCCTTTTGATGCTTGAACGACTTTTCCCCGGTTCGGGTTGGATGGGACTTTCCGATCATCCGGATCTGTTCCCCTATTTTGATCCGATCCTCAAGCTTCCCCAGGAAAGCGGCCTCATACCTCCAGGGGACCCGATGCAGTATGTGGTAATTCTTACCGCGATACTGAGTGAGTTGCTCTACGGCTTTCGCGAAGCAGAAATGGGAAGCTTCCTCGATGAAAAGGAGACACCTACGGAGATTGCTCCCATCTTCGAAGAGATCGAAGGAAACTGGCATCGTTTCCTCGATGAACTCATAGAAAAACAGTATCTTGGGACCTTACGTGATTATTGCCGGAATGTCGAACGATCCTTCGATTTTGTGCTTTCGGAATACGGAAAGCGCATAGAAGCCGACATTCTCTTTCTCCGCCAACGTTATCTGTTTCCGAACCTCCAACACTCCATCCCCAAATATCTACGTCCCAGAAACCTGCCGCCCATACCAAAGTTTTACGAATCGGTTTCACAACTGAAAACACTTTTTGCTTGTATGGCAATGGAAGAGGGTGCCCAATCCCTGAAAAATCCGACACAAACCTATCGCTTTCCGGTACCGAATACCCTGAGCAGGCGTCTTGATACCATCCTCGACCAAGGAGAGGGGAGCCGATCGTTCAAGAACCTCGCCCGCTACTCATACGCCGTTACCCTCGTGCTCGACCGTATCTTGCAGCAGGAACATAGCGCTCCGACTCCCCTTTATCGGCATGTAGACCAGCGACAGGACCTGCCTGTTTACTCGGTTACCAGCCTCGATACCGGAAAACTCTTACGAAGATTCGAAGCAAGAAGATCGCCGACTCCCGATATCGAAGAGTTGACGGGCAATTATGATGAACTTACCGGTCTTGCCGGAAATGGGTTGGTGGAGCGAGAACTCTGTGCCGTCCTGGCAGAAAGAAGCGGCAGTACGGCTGTTCTCCGTATCAGAAGCGGCTGCGAAAGGGCATTGGAATCGGCGAAACGGATCGAATCGGAATTGCGTCTCTTTCAGGATCAGCTTTTCAGACTCTTCGGAAATGATTTCCTCGCAATTCTCACCGAAACCGAAAAAGATACGGCCGTAGAAGTGGCAAAACGCATAGCACAAAGACTGGAACTTCCCGAAAAGCCGGGTCCGGTTATTTCCGTCCTTATTCCCCCGGAAAAAGAGGAAAAGGAGCAGACGGATGTACAAGGGCTCCTGGGAGAGATCGAGGCCTCGGTGCCTGCGGGACCGCTTCCCTTGGGAAGCAGGATCTACCTCTGGAATGGGGAAGAACAGAAACCTGAGCTGCTTTAA